GCCAAAGGAAGCCGAAGCCAAATCCTGAATCCGTTTCTTGTACGTACCCTCGTTGGTATGACCGTTGATGGTCATTTCCATATCAGCTACGCGCTTTTCTACGGAGTTCATGCTGACTTCATGGTCAATATTCCACTCAACCGCATTGAGCTGTGCCAATACCGACGGCTTGCTGCCATTGGTATACACCTCATCATAAAGAGCATCCACACGCGCCATCATGCTGCCCTTCTTATGGCTGCCATTATAATCTTTTTCCAGTTTGTTTATACGTTCTAAAAGAGCACCAGTCTGTTCTGTGCCGTAGGTATCTTTTTCTACAGCAGAAAGTTTTGCCTGCACCGTTTCCGGCGTTGCGGCACTGGCCATTCCCATGGATGATACCAACATCATCGCCGACATGACCATCGCACATACTTTGCGAAATTTCATAAACTCGTTCCCCCATTCATTTCTTCACTGACCTTACTATTGTACCATATTCTAACTTGTTTTTCTTAAAAATCAGTTAGAAACATCAATTTTTTCCTGTTTTTTGGCAATCTCGTATTGGGCCGCCTTTGTCTCAGGCTCATGGTTGCCTGCCGGTTCCGGGTGAATCAAAATGTCAAAGGCGCCGAACTCCTCCCGGATTTTTTCTTCGAGCTCATCACAGATTGCATGAACATGGGAAAGATGCATATTGCCATCAAAGAGCACATGCACGTCCAAAAGCTTATACGAGCCGGATTTGCGGGTGCGCAGGCAATGGCAGCCTTTGACCTCGGGAATGGCATCGATAATGGCCATGATTTTGTTCTCCTGCTCCTCCGGCAGGCTCACATCCGTAAGCTCCATAGTGGAATCCACCACCATCTTCCAACCCTCCCGGAAGATAATCAGAGCCACAGCAATAGCAATGGCACCATCGAGCCAGGCCCAGCCGGTAATTTGCATAAGGATTAAGCCAGCCATGACGCCTACCGAAGTCCAGACATCTGCCCGCAGATGCAGGCCATCGGCCTCCAGCGCCTGCGAGCCTGTGAGCTTACCCACGGAAATCAGTTTGTGGGACACGAGCAGGTTGATGATGATGGACACCAACATAATGGCCACACCGAAGTGCAACATCTCCGGCACTTTATCCTGTCCGATGTGTTCAAAGGCTTCATAGACAATGCCCCCAGCCGCCGCTACAATGAGCAGAGCTTCCACCGCCGCCGAGAGATTTTCAAACTTACCGTGGCCGTAGTCATGTTCTGTATCCGGGGGAGTCACCGACTTCTTCACGGCCCAAAAGGCAATCAGCGAGGCCACCAAATCGACACTGGAATGCAGGGCTTCGGAAATCAGACTTACCGCCCCCACCCAAACGCCCACAAAAAGCTTCAGGAGCACCAGCACGGTGTTGGATATGATGGACAAATAAGCGGTATCTTTTTTCAGCACATCTATCTCAGTCATAAGAACCTCCATTCCGATTCGCAAAGATTTCATAGTAAAAGCCTCCCCCATATTGGAGGAGACTTCAAACATTTAATTTGTGCGGGGCTGCTCGTAAATAAAGTCCACCACGGTCTGCATGGGGGAGGTTTCCACAAAAGGCAAATCCAGATGCTGATCCCCGGATTCTTCCAATGTCTGCTTGGTATCATAAGCCTGCACCTTGGAAGCCAAGATATGGTAGACCCGCTTGTCCCTGTTGAACTGCATCAGGTAGATATAGCGGCGGTTCGTACGGGCTTTGATGACAGCCACCCGTGCCTGCACCAGTTCATAAGTCCGGCTCGTATTATCAGGCTGCACTTCCACCGTCTGGAAATAGGACAGGGAATCCACATCCACATAGTACCCTGTCGGCCCTACGGCATCCACAAACTGCATATTTTCGGCAAAGACACTGGTACTGCCCCAAAACAACAGTCCCAGCAACAACGGCAAAATCCGCCCCAGTTTCATCTATTTCGCTTCCTTCTATGAGTAAAGTGTAACATCTTCTAAACATGATTCATTATAGCCAAAAAGATTCGTTCGTGCAAGGTTTGCATCGGTGAACTTTTGGGACTCGGACTCACATCGTGCCGCGAATAAAAAGATGTACCACGGAGTGGGGCGGGGGCAGCAGACCAACTGTCCCC
The Selenomonas ruminantium AC2024 DNA segment above includes these coding regions:
- a CDS encoding cation diffusion facilitator family transporter, which translates into the protein MTEIDVLKKDTAYLSIISNTVLVLLKLFVGVWVGAVSLISEALHSSVDLVASLIAFWAVKKSVTPPDTEHDYGHGKFENLSAAVEALLIVAAAGGIVYEAFEHIGQDKVPEMLHFGVAIMLVSIIINLLVSHKLISVGKLTGSQALEADGLHLRADVWTSVGVMAGLILMQITGWAWLDGAIAIAVALIIFREGWKMVVDSTMELTDVSLPEEQENKIMAIIDAIPEVKGCHCLRTRKSGSYKLLDVHVLFDGNMHLSHVHAICDELEEKIREEFGAFDILIHPEPAGNHEPETKAAQYEIAKKQEKIDVSN